ATCCCATGCTTTTTTAATTCATCCCTATACATACATGAATAAAGAAATAAAATCAAACCACATAAAAGTTGGATATTATAAACATATTAAAAATTTATAGGTCTACCATGAAAGAAATTTCTCAAACAGAACATTTCGATTCAATTATTCAAAACAATAAAGACGTATATCTAATGTTCTTCAAACATAGCACACGTTGCCCAATTTCATGGAGTGTAAAAAAAGAAGTAGATGCCTTCCTTAAAAACCATCCCCAATACCTTGAACATACCTATCTAATAAATGTAATCGACTCCAAAAACCTGTCAAATTACATCGCTGAAAAAACAAAAATAAAACACGAATCCCCTCAAATTATTATTATGAAAGATAACTCCGTAATAGCACACTTTTCCCATCTAAGCATTACAGAAAACAAAATCCTCGAACATCTTAAATAAAATTAAATTTCTATATCTATCTTCTTTGTTCAAACCGCATATTTTAGCATTATTAACAAAAAAAAATAAAAATAAATAAAAATAAAAAAATGCAAAAACATCCAACACCTTTTTAATTTTATGACTAAGATAGAAATAAAATATCCCTAAAAAAAGAAAATATAATTACTTAAAATCTTTCTATTAAATTTATCCATTTTTTTACAAAAAATAAAAAAATAACTTGACTTTTGATATTTAGGGGATATATGATAATATATACTAAAATTTGAAAGGCAGAACACTGACGCAAAAAAAGATATATATGGCTGTAGGCGATAAAATGACTGAAAAAAGAACAAATAACCCAATTTTACTTGAAAACGTTTTAGTGGCTAACTGTGTTAACAAAATAACAATAAGAATTCTTTCGGAAAAAAGATGTCCCTATTCTGAGGCGTCTGGTTTATATACGTCATGGTTTATTAATCAATTAAAACAACAACTATAAGGAACATGATTATGGGTATCAAAAGGCTGGATTCAATGTTTATCATGCTGGTGGTAACAGCAATTATTGCTGTAGCGATGCCAGCACAATCTGTGGTCTATGTGGACAAGATGGCACCACGACCTGGTGGCGTCGAAGATGGTTTGACCTGGGCAACTGCGTTCGACACGATTCAGGAAGGTATTGACCTTGCGTGGAGTATTGGCGGAGATCAGGTCTGGGTTGCGGGTGGACCCAATGGCGGAGGTTATGTTTATGATGAACTTCGAACCGAGCCGTGGGGTAATGTGCCTGTAGATGGTTCTTTAGTTCTCAAAGAGCATGTTCATCTATACGGCGGATTCGAAGGCTACCATGGCATCCAGGAAACTTCGTTAAATCAAAGAAATCCTCGGAGAGCAGTAACTATTATTGATGGTTTTCGCTCTCGTGGAGGTGTGTCTGCTTATCATGTGATAGTTGTAGGTAAACTATCCGACCTTGCGTTGGATATGCGCATTGACGGCTTCCAGATTACGGGAGGGAATGCTTTAGGCGCTCCAGGAGATTATCATACATGGCGTGGTGGTGGATTGTATAACTGGGCAGGGCAGGTAACCGTTGCCAACTGTACATTCATTGGTAACATCGCACAAGTTTCCGGTGGTGCTATAGCCAACGAAAGTAATGGAGGTATCCTGCCTCAACTTACAATTCAAAATTGTGTTTTCTATCAGAACACTGCTAAACGCCAATTAGACACATTTTTGAATCCTATTCGTGGTGGCGGTGCCATCTTCTCTAACCAAGCAGATGTCACAATTGCATTCTCAACCTTTGTTGAAAACACGGTAGACTCCACTACAGGTGGGTTATATGGTTTAGCCAGTGGTGGATTTTTTGGCTTCAACACGACAAACTCAAGTGCAATTAATAGTTGTATCTTCTGGAATAATACACCAGCATCACTTCAATGCGTTCAAGTCTTTTGTAGTGGTGGCGGAGCACCTCCGGGATGTGGGTTACCAACTATAACTAACACAAATATCGCTCAGAATCAGAACCCATCATTTGCTACCGCTCCCCCAGAGTTTGAATTACAACCTGCTTCACCATTTGTTGATACAGGTACAACACCCTATCCGGGCTTACCGACAGATATACGAATGGTTCCGCGTCCTCAAAATGTTGGTAATGACCGCGGGGCTTATGAGACTGTTACACTTCCTATGACTGCAGTGTGCAGAAATGACCAGTCCGTATCGTTAGATAACACCGGAAATGCATCCGCACCAGCTGTGAACTTTGCAGATTTAGTTAATAGCATCGTTCCCGGCGGACTATGGCGGGTTCAAGTTAGTGGCGGATATAAAGTTAACTTCGATTGCAGTATGTATCCATCCACAACTATTACGGTGCGGTTAATAGAAAATACAGGACGCTGGGTAGAATGCAATGCCACAGTTGCTGTAAATGATTCAATTGCACCTACCGCAGTATGCAAAGACATAACAGTATACCTAAACAATGCAGGAACATACACATTAAGCGCCAGTGAAATTGACAACGGTTCATCAGACAACTGCTCAGTAAACATATCTATTCCGTCAACAACATTCACCTGTGCTGATGCAGGTTCAACTATACCTATAACCCTTACTGCCACTGACCAGGCAGGAAATAGTGACCAGTGCACTGCAAATGTAACTGTAAGCGACAACTTGCCTCCAAATGTAGTGACAAAACAAGTCACCGTACAGTTAGATGCTACCGGAAATGGTTCCATAGTTCCTGCGGATGTGGACAATGGCAGTTCTGATAACTGTGGTATTGCTAACCTATCTCTGGATAAGAGCACATTTACCTGTGCAGATGTCCCATCCGTATTAATCAATCTCACCGCAACCGATGTAAACGGCAATGGCAATTCTGCACCGGCATTAGTTGTGGTGCAAGACAATCTACCACCAACAGTCTTGACAAAAGACATTACGGTTCAGTTGGATAGCTCTGGACAGGTAACAATATTACCTGCAGATATAGATAATGGCAGTTCCGATAACTGCGGTATTGATTCGATGGAGGTTGTTCCAGAGACACTCTCTTGTGCTGATTTAGGTACGACAACAGTCGATCTGGTTGTTCACGATATAAACGGCAATCAGGCGTCTGCACAAGCCACAATCACTGTAGAAGATAATATCGCACCGACTGTGCTAACCAAAGATGTGACATTATATCTCGACGCCTCAGGTCAGTTGACAGTAGTACCATCAGATGTGGACGATGGCAGTTATGACAACTGCCCAATTGACCACATGGAGGTTGCTCCAAACACCTTTAGTTGCGAAGACATCGGTTCACATGTTGTAACCCTGACCGTTTATGACCCAGCGGGTAATAGTTCTTCGGATACCGCTACCGTAACGGTTG
The genomic region above belongs to Candidatus Hydrogenedens sp. and contains:
- the ytxJ gene encoding bacillithiol system redox-active protein YtxJ, which produces MKEISQTEHFDSIIQNNKDVYLMFFKHSTRCPISWSVKKEVDAFLKNHPQYLEHTYLINVIDSKNLSNYIAEKTKIKHESPQIIIMKDNSVIAHFSHLSITENKILEHLK
- a CDS encoding DUF5011 domain-containing protein — encoded protein: MGIKRLDSMFIMLVVTAIIAVAMPAQSVVYVDKMAPRPGGVEDGLTWATAFDTIQEGIDLAWSIGGDQVWVAGGPNGGGYVYDELRTEPWGNVPVDGSLVLKEHVHLYGGFEGYHGIQETSLNQRNPRRAVTIIDGFRSRGGVSAYHVIVVGKLSDLALDMRIDGFQITGGNALGAPGDYHTWRGGGLYNWAGQVTVANCTFIGNIAQVSGGAIANESNGGILPQLTIQNCVFYQNTAKRQLDTFLNPIRGGGAIFSNQADVTIAFSTFVENTVDSTTGGLYGLASGGFFGFNTTNSSAINSCIFWNNTPASLQCVQVFCSGGGAPPGCGLPTITNTNIAQNQNPSFATAPPEFELQPASPFVDTGTTPYPGLPTDIRMVPRPQNVGNDRGAYETVTLPMTAVCRNDQSVSLDNTGNASAPAVNFADLVNSIVPGGLWRVQVSGGYKVNFDCSMYPSTTITVRLIENTGRWVECNATVAVNDSIAPTAVCKDITVYLNNAGTYTLSASEIDNGSSDNCSVNISIPSTTFTCADAGSTIPITLTATDQAGNSDQCTANVTVSDNLPPNVVTKQVTVQLDATGNGSIVPADVDNGSSDNCGIANLSLDKSTFTCADVPSVLINLTATDVNGNGNSAPALVVVQDNLPPTVLTKDITVQLDSSGQVTILPADIDNGSSDNCGIDSMEVVPETLSCADLGTTTVDLVVHDINGNQASAQATITVEDNIAPTVLTKDVTLYLDASGQLTVVPSDVDDGSYDNCPIDHMEVAPNTFSCEDIGSHVVTLTVYDPAGNSSSDTATVTVEDNLPPTVITKNITIDLDADGNASIVPADVDNGSSDNCGIDHLELDKVSFTCADLGDNIVNLTVYDVNGNSASAPATVTVRDVTPPVITVTGDEEMWLKIMVDCYAEEGATWTDACDGNGSAIIGGDPAPTNCPLQLSDEGDYVITYNYTDTSGNPAEQKTRTLHVIRNYPPEITLLGDNPMTLSCKEPYNEPGWTATDVEDGDLTSEVIVTGDVDPFTPGTYIIEYSVTDHDPNYPITTTEYRTVNVVDNDLPVLTMEGPELLAWQLGEPWVDPGYSAEDYCWGDVTDLVEIDGVVDVNTPGSYLLTYTPKDGSGNSGESKERRVYVGNLLQIVEHPYDVDAYTDGNTFELSVTFTGGIFIPGYDTYLWYRDTDIVNSGALETGMNTIELVVDPTALSPGTYMYRAEITDVEMTHVSGDARVRIANHISITSNIFDQTVEPNTNVSLSIQASGGIGELNYQWQKSTGEKAWENMSDSGNISGTNSDTLQFTPITEEDSGQYRCAISDDYTDMIFSNEATITVSSGIPVTGVFGLGIVTTLSAIAGAFALRRRQR